One Triticum dicoccoides isolate Atlit2015 ecotype Zavitan chromosome 5B, WEW_v2.0, whole genome shotgun sequence genomic window carries:
- the LOC119312276 gene encoding uncharacterized protein LOC119312276 — protein MGSRWIRPEVYPLFATTGVAVGICVMQLVRNITTNPEVRVTKQNRAAGVLENHDEGKRYSQHGTGASLESLAKGAVCFSRKFTLQEIQDRWTSLLYDPEISAQASARMVEYETELSTSNPAKLHKLVNSKAKDFSFQKRKIESVKNLYYAMRKRVCNEPCNTNDLGFLIAPCSCMAIGGECVCGGVPKPSHDQHVVQNIEPGMNTVSCYGQAGGSYSGAQQTHPEINGHSFHAQHPGSMIKDEDATNNAPYVYSDVQMYDTYSQKVPEPSEVNNVSLRGITDFQDSMQFQQLASSNQCGNEVVESKEMLITDQVGVEHVHFPANNSGEAIWNGVDETDTLTLADGKKIKTANRNPLALQADGGICMPGLDDAAMPEGDYMDFPFFSNSDEFDLLNGENFLNSPHDTNQEDLDDPDPKGVLGADSVMQNMLHPDEANICYDQVDSGHVHHNVEGVSEMILVPTSPELCYPGPDVECMLNTEDPEIPCNDDASTHVEFSPLRPTASFARNSESPFPPATSSPLKVEHSNASDLVQIKRGDMANAQSPSQPMKLSPSTTEQKEVSVALNKGCILGAIPSEGPSTSSAILHGNIDTNDESTCMLALPAIHPSGFGEGPSCSLGQHDFFDNSQSLMLYNPVQVPDHMNYSSHDNQSELQDASALQNCMPSHALPDLGLQDPIAAAPASAPPEECLDIESDIPNYYDLEALILDQDLIPWDQADSSHPAVSRFDHPENRKSLIRLEQGARSYVNRGIMSRGAFAVIYGLHLKYYIKDPEVILGRETEDVKVDIDLAKEGRANKISRRQAVIKMDKSGSFHIKNIGKCSIFVNSKEVPSCKGINLSSDSLIEIKEMRLIFHSNQDAVRQYMARTPKLQYSSYQPGF, from the exons ATGGGTTCTCGATGGATTCGACCCGAG GTGTACCCGCTGTTCGCGACGACTGGCGTGGCCGTCGGTATTTGTGTGATGCAACTTGTGCGCAATATCACCACCAACCCTGAAGTCAG GGTGACAAAGCAGAACAGGGCAGCCGGGGTGCTAGAGAATCATGATGAAGGGAAGAGGTACTCCCAACACGGG ACTGGTGCCTCTTTGGAGTCCTTGGCGAAAGGAGCTGTATGTTTTTCCCGTAAATTCACCCTTCAAGAAATACAAGATCGTTGGACTTCATTGCTATATGACCCAGAGATCTCAGCACAAGCTTCTGCTCGGATGGTTGAGTATGAGACTGAACTTTCCACTTCCAACCCTGCCAAGCTACATAAACTTGTCAACTCGAAGGCAAAAGATTTCTCATTTCAGAAGCGGAAAATAGAGAGTGTCAAGAATTTATACTATGCGATGAGAAAGAGAGTATGCAATGAACCCTGTAACACCAACGACCTTGGTTTTCTCATTGCCCCTTGTTCTTGCATGGCGATTGGCGGGGAGTGTGTCTGCGGAGGCGTACCTAAACCTTCACATGACCAGCATGTAGTTCAAAATATTGAACCAGGGATGAATACAGTGAGCTGTTATGGGCAAGCAGGTGGAAGCTACAGTGGTGCACAACAGACGCATCCTGAAATAAATGGCCATTCTTTCCATGCACAGCATCCTGGCAGCATGATAAAAGATGAGGATGCCACCAATAATGCACCATATGTCTATTCAGATGTTCAAATGTATGACACCTACTCGCAAAAAGTTCCTGAGCCTAGTGAAGTGAACAATGTCTCTCTTAGAGGTATCACAGATTTTCAGGATTCTATGCAGTTTCAGCAATTGGCATCTAGCAACCAATGTGGCAATGAAGTAGTAGAATCAAAAGAAATGTTGATTACTGATCAAGTTGGAGTTGAGCACGTGCATTTCCCTGCTAATAACAGCGGAGAAGCAATCTGGAATGGGGTTGATGAAACAGACACACTTACTCTTGCTGATGGTAAGAAAATAAAGACAGCCAACAGAAACCCTTTAGCATTGCAAGCAGATGGCGGGATTTGCATGCCTGGTTTAGATGATGCAGCAATGCCAGAAGGTGATTACATGGATTTTCCCTTTTTCAGTAATAGTGATGAGTTTGATCTCCTGAACGGTGAAAATTTTCTGAATTCTCCACATGATACGAATCAGGAAGACTTGGATGATCCTGATCCAAAAGGTGTACTGGGTGCAGACTCCGTCATGCAGAATATGTTGCACCCTGATGAGGCCAACATTTGCTATGATCAGGTAGATTCTGGCCATGTACATCATAACGTTGAGGGTGTTTCGGAAATGATCCTGGTCCCTACTTCACCTGAATTATGTTATCCGGGCCCGGATGTGGAATGCATGTTAAATACGGAAGATCCTGAGATCCCTTGCAATGACGATGCTAGTACACATGTCGAGTTTTCTCCCCTGCGCCCTACTGCTTCTTTTGCGCGGAACTCTGAGTCTCCATTTCCCCCTGCAACTAGCTCTCCATTAAAGGTTGAGCATTCCAATGCGAGTGATTTGGTCCAAATAAAGAGAGGAGATATGGCAAATGCCCAATCTCCGTCGCAACCAATGAAGCTTAGCCCATCCACTACAGAACAAAAAGAAGTTTCAGTGGCACTTAATAAAGGTTGCATCCTAGGAGCTATACCCTCTGAAGGTCCTTCAACTTCCAGTGCAATTTTGCATGGTAATATTGACACGAATGATGAGAGCACATGCATGCTAGCTTTACCTGCTATTCACCCATCTGGATTTGGTGAAGGACCATCGTGCAGTTTAGGACAGCACGATTTTTTTGATAACTCCCAAAGTTTGATGTTGTACAATCCTGTTCAAGTGCCTGATCACATGAATTACAGCTCACATGATAATCAGTCAGAATTGCAAGACGCCTCTGCTCTACAGAACTGTATGCCATCACATGCATTGCCAGATTTGGGTCTTCAAGACCCTATTGCAGCCGCGCCGGCATCAGCTCCACCAGAAGAATGCTTGGACATTGAAAGTGATATTCCAAACTACTATGATTTAGAAGCCCTG ATACTTGATCAGGATCTAATCCCATGGGACCAGGCTGATTCATCTCACCCTGCAG TTTCCAGATTTGATCATCCAGAGAACAGGAAATCATTGATAAGGTTGGAGCAGGGTGCTCGGTCTTATGTGAACCGAGGTATCATGTCTCGAGGTGCCTTTGCAGTTATCTATGGACTGCACTTGAAGTACTACATAAAGGATCCTGAG GTTATTCTGGGAAGAGAGACAGAAGACGTAAAAGTAGACATAGATTTAGCAAAAGAAGGGAGGGCGAACAAAATATCTCGCCGACAG GCGGTTATCAAGATGGATAAAAGTGGGTCTTTCCATATCAAGAACATTGGGAAATGCTCAATCTTTGTTAATAGCAAGGAAGTGCCGAGCTGCAAAGGGATCAACTTAAGTTCTGATTCTTTAATCGAG ATAAAGGAGATGAGGCTGATCTTCCACTCGAATCAGGACGCTGTGAGGCAGTACATGGCCCGCACCCCGAAGCTCCAGTATTCGTCGTACCAGCCGGGTTTCTGA